A stretch of the uncultured Desulfobacter sp. genome encodes the following:
- a CDS encoding GNAT family N-acetyltransferase has protein sequence MKITIAKSKHQRCWNRFLDNRRNGNLYQLFEWRKILQEGYKLTPFFLMAEQDGCVSGVLPLVKAPLLTGRPCVISLPYCDFSGIEAVDSETSVALVKEAENIATKERGTLSLRQKGVVVDDNLPYECTNVLQEVKIPKTEEDIMAICSSNLRRKIRKSVKNGIKFKCGKNYLDEFYAVYTKNMHYLGTPHHSKHFFKTIIHYLNEKCEIFVAEYKDTIIGGMFVLKYKKMARDPWTSTLREYNRLYPSNLLYYNALRFAVKHQLDWFDFGRSQLNTGVYQFKKQWGSIDSTLYYSSSNSDTPSNSKFMLTASNIWKKIPYGITLPMGQYLRKYLH, from the coding sequence ATGAAAATTACTATTGCTAAATCAAAACATCAAAGATGTTGGAATCGGTTTTTAGATAATCGTCGAAACGGCAATTTATATCAATTGTTTGAATGGCGCAAAATTTTACAAGAAGGGTATAAGCTTACGCCATTTTTTTTAATGGCGGAACAAGATGGGTGTGTCTCTGGCGTTCTGCCATTGGTCAAAGCTCCTTTACTGACAGGCCGACCTTGTGTCATCTCGTTACCTTACTGCGATTTTTCTGGGATTGAAGCGGTTGATTCTGAAACCTCTGTCGCACTGGTTAAGGAAGCTGAAAATATTGCTACCAAAGAAAGGGGGACTTTAAGTCTTCGTCAGAAAGGGGTTGTTGTTGACGATAATCTTCCCTATGAGTGCACTAATGTTCTTCAGGAGGTGAAAATACCAAAAACCGAAGAGGATATTATGGCTATATGTTCAAGTAATCTTCGTCGAAAAATACGTAAAAGTGTTAAAAATGGAATAAAATTTAAATGCGGGAAAAACTATTTGGATGAGTTTTATGCGGTGTATACTAAAAATATGCACTACTTAGGAACCCCTCATCATTCAAAACATTTTTTTAAGACAATCATTCATTATTTAAATGAGAAATGTGAGATCTTTGTTGCTGAGTATAAAGATACTATTATAGGAGGGATGTTTGTCCTAAAGTATAAGAAAATGGCTCGAGATCCATGGACCAGTACCTTAAGGGAATATAATAGATTATATCCTAGTAATTTGTTATATTATAATGCTCTTCGGTTTGCTGTAAAGCATCAATTGGATTGGTTTGATTTTGGAAGATCTCAATTAAATACTGGAGTCTATCAGTTTAAAAAGCAATGGGGAAGCATTGATTCAACTCTCTACTATTCATCTTCTAATTCTGATACTCCTTCAAATAGTAAATTCATGTTAACGGCTTCAAATATTTGGAAAAAAATACCGTATGGGATTACTCTGCCGATGGGCCAATATCTAAGAAAGTACCTTCACTAA